In Harpia harpyja isolate bHarHar1 chromosome 21, bHarHar1 primary haplotype, whole genome shotgun sequence, the DNA window GTGCCAAATTACTTCAGTGAGAAAAGGCTTTATGGCTTATCTCAAAAAGCCACATATTCCTGGAAGCAACAGAATATGGGAGACAGAGAAAGAATGAGTTATAGCAAAATTCTGCTGCAGTACCATTTCAAGACATTTATACCTCATTTATATGCATCAGCATATGAACACATGAGTAACTTCAGCTGCAGTGATGCAGTCTAGTGAATTAATGCATCGAAAAAAgtttcacaaaataattttctattcaCTACTAAAAATCTAAAGTGGGATCATTTTTGCCTTAAGTTTCATTTCAAGATTCATTACATTTCATCATATTTTTGCCACGTGAGGTTATATACCCTCCTCAGCCTTTCCCTTCCATTGCTGAGAAGTTGCCCTGAAAAAGGGCAAAgtgattaaaatgtttttcccaAAACACTCTAGAACACTCTGTTTCAATTATATCTGATGTGaaatgtgttaatattttttgTGTCGTGTTAATATTTTTAACCTGGTATTTTGTTTCTCAGTGTGTGAGGCTTCTTCAGTTCCACAATACTGTTTAGTTTTTGATAACTGCGTGAAACAAAACCATGAAACGGTAGAATTTTTGTCAGAAGAGGAATTCTGGTCTCTGGCCAAGTCTAACAACTGCATCTACATAATACAGGCTGTCATTATGGTAACTGCATTGCAAGGATTCCAAAACCAGCATGGCCAATATACCTTTAGGTATGCCTTTCACAACATGTGAGGACACAAGACAGGGTTGACTCCTGAACATGAATGTGTTATACCTGGGTTGTGTTGCATTGTGGCATTTTCCCAAAGCTGCATACTTTAACAACTCATACAGCTGGTCATGGCTGATTTCGCAGTCCTCACCAAATAAAGCTGCTGACAAGTGAGATGCCTTTTCCTGTAAAAAGGGGAACACTAGTAAAGGAAGGTTTTATGTAATCACACAAGTTCATGGAAAAATGAAGTGAATAATATGGTAAAAGGAAACTATTTGGACACAATCAACTACATTTAAAATAACTCTTCCACTTACTATGGGCAAAAGTTTCCTTTCAGATCAcactttaatattaaatttaCTATCAATATTTCAGTAACCCAGGTACTCTAACTTCAAggatttatttaataaaaattaacataagTAGATGTATGTACTAAGGAGACTTAAAGCTATTTGATTCACAAACACGATGTTCTCCTCTCTCCACCCATTCACCCACTTGCTGCTGTAGAGCTTTGGGCATTTATACAAGTGTTATATGCAGCCACTTCATGTAAGGTTTTGCTGAAACCCATTTGCTTCATTTACATTATGTGATCTGTTTTGGCAGATGGGTTTGCTGAcccctgcaggaaaaaaaatgtttccgtAAAATCCAAAGAACCTGCAGAGAGAAAGCATCGAGTAGATGAGATGGAGTGGAGACTGTACCACACAGTTCAACACAACAGTTCTTTAAGCCTAAATGCACAAATTCTCCTAAAAGCTAATCAGTAAGTAAATGCATGATTTTGGAGTCCTCCACTGACCATATGGCCTGTTCCAATGGAGCTCCTTTGGCCTGTAAAAATTTTAAAGATACTCTTTTTTTATGTGATGAGAAGACATCACGGCGtacaagggaggagaaaaaaagaccaCAGAATACTACAGAATAGCAAATCCCACAGGATAAACAACTACCAGAAGTTGTGTTTTCCCCACCACAGTAACAAGCCTTGTGCTCATTAATTTTGACAGAGCTTGCCCACATGGGATTGAGCTGGTGCACTTCCAAAGCCATTTGTCATTGGGTAAGAAAGCTAAACAGAGGTGACAGCCTTTGAGGTTCAAGTGGTTAAGAATCACCTGGTAATAGTAACACAGGGTAGTGTAATTGCTAGTCCCTCATCTCTCTTGCCAAGTTAGACAAATAAGTCATGGCACTGTTGTTTTCAATACAGCCTAATGAGAgctttgccaaaaaaacccaaccaaagagCAGCAGTTTCGTTTCACCAAGCAAAGGCTACCTGCCAACCACAGGGATTTCAGTCTCTAATCAGGTACAAATAAGACCGATCTCACAGGTCAGAGATGCTTGCTCTTCTCCCATACTGGGCACCAAGTGAGCTGTAACCTGGGTGAGTAAGGTGTTACTGTGAGGTTGAAACTCTGGGTTGATCTCCACCCTTCAGGTGTGAATGTGCTGAGCAGACACAAGCCTCCTTTCACGATCTgctttgtttaggaaaaaaactgTATTGGAGAGTGTATTTCTATTTCAACAGGATTCCTTAAATGGAAGTGCCTAGCGCTCCGAACGAGTTCCTTTCCACATTTCTCGGCGCAAAACTTAAGCCATTACTCGCAGGCGCTCTCTTTAGCCAACCGCCTAGCCAGACTGCCAGTAAAACACGTTTTTGCTGACCTTCCCGCACCCCAACGCGATAAACCCCCCGAAGAGGTGGCTGTAAGCGAGGCCTACCGCGCGGCCGCAGGCCTGCGGCCTTTCCCTCACAACCCCCCCGCCACGGGCGCCGGGCCCGCCTCGCTGCTCACCTCCGGGCCGCGGCCGCCATCCGCCTTCCTCCTCTTCCGAGCTGCCTGCCGTCCGCCCGCCTCCTCGGCGGCACCGGCGGGCCTTTTGTGCCCGTTTACGCAGACGGCCTTTGCCATGGCCTAGACGAAAGCAGCGGGCGGTGAGGGCGGCGCGGGGCGacgccgccgcggccccccacGGGGGAGGCGGTAGCCCGGGCCGTCGGTCAGCCCCGGGCCAGGCCCCGGGCCAGGCCCCAGCGGCCTAAGCCCACCGCCGGGGCTCCCCCGGCAGCACCGGGAGGCGGGGGTCGCCCGCTGCCCTGACGCCGTGGGGCCGACCTCcggccgccccctcctcccccgaggaaaaaaaaaaaacctcggCCGCCGATCCCGCCTCAGCCACGCCGCGGAGCACGCCGTCTCGGCGCGCGGCTACCTGCGCCTGCCTGCCGGCGAGGCCAGAGCAGCCGATCCGCCGCCGGCGCGGATGGGGGgcggcgccgctgccgccggcgggaggTTTGAAATGGCCGCCGGGGCGCCGAGGCCGCTccacccgcccgcccgcggcTGAGGGCGGAGATGGCCACCAAGCGCCTGGCCAGGTGCGGGCCGCCGGGCTAGGCACCGGGGGGCGGCGGCTGCCTCCCCCcactgaggcgggggggggtggcagggcgGTGTCGGTGCGGGCGAGGCCCtggcggggggacgggacgggaccggggCGTCCGCCCGTCCCAGgcgcggaggagggggggggcgggcagggtgAGGTCGGTCCCCTCGGCACGGCGGGTGCTGAGGCGGCGCCGCTGCCGTCcgcaggcagctggggctggcgCGGAGCAgcgggcgggcgcggagcggcgggcgggcggcggcggtgggacAGCGCTTCGGGTACCTCCTCGTCGTCGACTTCGAGGCCACATGCTGGCGGgacgcggggcggcggggggcccgAGATCAGTGagtgcggcggggcgggggagggcggcCGCGGGTGTCCGGACACCGCAGGGcgcggggaggaggcgggggggggggggggcggccgttCGCAGGAGGCAGCTTTGAACGCTGCGTCTGCATCGCGTTGTGCTCCTTCTAGTTCCTGACGTTGCAACCCCAGTTTAAAGCAAACGGAATACCTTCTGTGAGCAGCTTCAACCCTTCCggctttgtgttttggttttgtttgtttttctcgtTCTGCTTTTGTCGCAGTTGAATTTCCAGCAGTCCTGTTAAACACTTCAACAGGAGAGATTGAATCTGAATTCCATGCCTATGTCCAGCCTCAGGAGCATCCTATTCTCTCTGAATTTTGTACAGAACTAACTGGCATAACGCAGGTATAATTGCtatttactcttttatttaaaGGGGCCTTTACAGggctaaaaagaaataaacctcaAATGAATTTCAGTGCACACTAACACATATGTACTTCTTGTTCTGTTTCATAAAGAATCAGGTTGATGAAGCGGTCCCTTTAAACATTTGCTTATCACAGTTTTTGAAATGGATTCAAAAGatacaaaaggagaagaaaattatgtTCAGTACTGATCTTCTAAGTCATTCTACTTCAGAAGCAAAAGCATGTACCTTTGTTACTTGGACAggtaaataaaattttcatttgctttttctgtggagcaatacacacaaaaaaataacatttggtGGTGCTAGTGAGATTGCATCTTCGCTTCCAGGGAGCCCAAATCCTGTTATTAGGTATTAAAGATGTGCAATATTGGGATaagactgaaaatacaaaatCCATTGAATCCTGATGTGTTCACTACACCTCTGTCTCCCGTGTCTGATATTGTTACCTTTTTCTGCTTTACGTATAGTGAACTGTGTCACCATTCTTAATGTGTCTAAATGATTTAATGAGGTCTTTAAGATCTTTACCCATCTGAAGTCATTCTTTACTAACAACAGGCATTCACTTATCGTGGTGTCCCATTGCAGCAAGCCTAGTGCTTTTCATGTACAAGGACTTCATTAGCCTGTGTTTCCTGTCCAGCAGTACAGGATGCTACTAGTATGTTGATATTATGCCACTTTATGTAGATTTTAAGCCACGTTTACGTAGATTTTAGGCCAGATCTTCAGCGATGgattatttgtccttttttttctgtgcagattgGGACCTGGGTGTGTGTTTACAGTATGAGTGTAAAAGGAAGCAGCTGCGAAAACCTGACATTTTTAATTCCTGGATTGATCTCAAAGCAACATACAGGGTGAGAAAATTGATAGACTGTGAAACATTTACACTCATATTACCATCTCAAAGGCTAACTGTATCTGAGGTTACAAGCCAATATTTTATGTTCCTGTGACTAGAGTAACCCATTTGTTCTCTTTCCATGTTGTCGCTCAGTAACAAACTGCATGCCCTACAACAGTGTGAATTTTAACAGAAATCTTAATGCTAGAGAAACAACCTGGTGTTATTGTTAGATAAATGAATGATAATTTTAGGAGAATTTTCTGAGCTGCTCTTCCTTTCCTGACATCTTTTGCTCTGCTTGCTTCCTAACTTCCCTTGTTTTGTGTGCTCTTGTTGCTGCCCTTCACTGCTGTGTAGAAAATAGCCATCATCATCATCTGTTTAGAGGTACTTAAAGGTCTAGCACATGAACTGCACTTGGACCAGAAAGTATATTCTGAATAgcataatactgaaaaaaatgaatgtacATTTTGTTACATAGTCTACACTGCAACAGAGTTCTAACTTGGGAGCTAACTGCACCTAAGTGTACCTTTCCCTGTGTAGTCAAGGAAACTTTGAAAGGGTAGTCTAGGAGCCTACCTGTCCTGACACTTGGTGCTGAGGCTCTTAACCTAGGTAGCAGAATTAGGTCTCTAAAGATAAACAGTGTGAATATTCTCCCTTTCTTGTGATCAAATGAGATACTAGGAGCTTGTAGCAATACTCACTtcttctcatttaaaaagaatttatacCTATGCCAAATATATTAATGCCCATGCCTTTGCAATGTGTAACATTTTAAACCTCTCAAGGCATTATCTATAGTAGTAGTCTTCAATGCTGCTCTGTTAAGGCCTTCATCAATGTAAGCCATAAAGTGCAAATGAATGACTCCAGAGCTAAGACAGAATGGATTAGTGTAAGACTGAGAGAAGGGATTTGTGGGTCTTTCCATTCTAATTTGTTACAGGGTAAGTCACTTACAGTCTTTGCTTATTTATCCTGACTGTAAAATGAAGATACCTGACTTGCACAATTGTCTtgtgagatttatttttcataaggTGGTATTTCTGAAATGGTTTTCACCTCACTATGAGGAGGCTTTGAAATGCTTTATGTTAAGCacctgtgtttttttccttaggcCTTCTATAATAGGAAGCCTAAAGGGCTAAATGGCGCTTTGCAGGATTTGGGGATAGCTTTTGCAGGACGGGAACATTCTGGTAAGTATGATATGATGATCCtcattttaatatatgtattttttataaagCTAAATAGCTACTATTTAGCTTTAGTTAGCTAAATTAAAGCAGCTAGTAATAGCTAGTCATTACTCTAAATAGTAACTATTGTTTCCAGGTTATGCAATGTTCTGTCCAACAGAAACATCAAAACAAGAAAGGCTAGATGCTTCAAAGATCAGTTCGTTATTTCTAACCTcatgctttatttctgaaatctCTGCTAGTGCTAATGACTGCGTGTTCAACAAGATCAATTTTTTAACTGCTAGGGTGCAAAACAAAAGAGGTGGAGGAAGGATAAGGAAACTTGATTTTACCTGATAGCTCTGGACAGCATATCAGTGTAAGAGAATACTAGcacaatatgatttttttttttttaatgtgattaaTAAAACAGAGCaaggattttaaaaattgtgGATCTGTATTCAGCTCTACAGCTTGGTCCTTCAGATGTTTCAGCACAGGGAATTTTTTGGAATATTTTACTTCCGCTTCCCTTTTTTGAACTAGATAACTATGTGTCGCAGTTCTGTGAATCCCTGTCACTTACGTAAATCTTACGTAGGCTACATTTTTCCTCTAATAAGAACTATCCCCAGTACTAGTTTAAAAAGAAGACATTAATATAACCATACTTTTGAAGGGTTGGATGATTCTCGGAATACTGCCCGTCTTGCTTGGAGGCTGATTTGTGATGGATGTGTGCTGAAGGTTACTAAATCCTTGGATAAGGTTAGTAACTACTTCCCATCTTCCCTTCTACTTGCTTTGTAGCCTGGAATACAGATGAAAGGTGAGCTATTCAAATAATAAACCAAGCATCTTGACTATGAATTGAACAGAACACCCCTAGGCTGATATGCTTATTAATTTTGTGCATTGATTCCTAAAACTTCTGGATATTCACTTTCCAAAATCTCCTTTTGTTTACGGACTCCCTAGGTACAtccaaagaataatttaatttccaGAACACTGACTATAAACTTCACTGACAAGACGCCACTGGGAAGTAACAGCAGACCTGAAACATCTAGAGATGGAACTTGTGAAACAAACTCTCTGGCTGAGAAAAACCAGAATGGTATTGCTGGAATTAAGATAAATTCTAATGTACAAACCGAAGAACAACAGACCGCTTGCCCTGATTTCTCTGCAGATGTCCACATTGTACCAAGCTGCAGCTCAAGGACTGAGTTACACACTCAAGCACAAAACTCTTCAACAGCATCTACTGGCAGATTTCCTGTTTCTCTTGAGCAGGCACAGCAATCTCCCAGTATGGTATCAACAGACATTCAGCAACAATTGAGCAATGGGCAACCTCTGAGTACAGCCAGACACAGCCCTCCAGTACATGGATCAGGACTAGTGCTCGTCTCCACTACCATCTCCTCAGTTAATATCTCCAGTGAGGATGTAATTACTAGTTCTGATTGCTTATCTCTGCTGACTGACTGGGAAGATGTCGCTTTAATACCAGAATCTCAATATGGACAAAATTCAGACTGTGTTCAATTCAAAGATGACTCAAGTACAGATATTTTAACAGTGTTTGaagagaaaacaattttgaaaCAATTGGCTGTGATGAGTTCAGATAATCAAAGTTTGCAGAAAACTGTAGTACCTGTGGAACCTCTGAAATCTATTGTTTACAAAAGTCCTGATACTACTATCTATAATGTAGGAACAGTACAAAGGCAGACTTCACATTCTTCAGCTTTTAAGTTGCCATCTGCAAAGGTAAATGCTATTTCAGCACAATCAGCATTAACTGGAAATTATTCTACTCCTTTGGAGGTTCCTAAAAGAAAGCCAACTAGTCCAAAAGCGTTCCCACCAGCAAAAAAACAGTCTTTTGCTATATATCAAGAGAAAACTGCATCTTTTGATCATTCCTTACCTTTAAGAAGTTCAAATTTGCCTGAAGTGTCTCCTGCCATTCTGAACTCCACAGTCAATTTGAATCAGTCTGTAAGAGCTGTGAAAAACGGAAAACCAACTCCCCCTCTGTGTAACTGCGGTCGAAGAGCTAAAAAACTGTATGTGTCAAATGCTGGTCCAAATCATGgcaaagcatttttttgttgtcctGTTGGCAAGCGTGAAGGTAATAAGAAAGGCTGTGGATACTTcaagtgggaatatgtgcttctAAAAGAGAAATCTAATGGTCTCACCGTGAATGCAGATGCTTTGACCTCTCTTGGAACTTATGCTAGTAATTTAGGAAATTCTtccaacaaaaaatatttgtgtcttAGACCCTCTATGAGAACTTGaaaattgacaatttttttttgtccGAATTTTCAACTCAGTTGGTCATGCTTCATATAATCAGGACAGTCCAATGATATCAGATATATGTTCTGAGAATGGGACAAAAATGACATTGCTTTGTTAACatagataaaaatggaaattactcaAGCATACAAAAATATCAATATATCATAAAGTACCTTGTTAATGAAGTGTGAGAGAACAGATAAAACTAAGTGCTACAATTATGAGCAACTGTTGCTACACATCTTAAATTTCTGCTTTatcatgtattttaaattctttacTAGTCTAGTCCTTAAAGAACACTTTaatgaaacagattttatttacactattttttctaaatatactTGTAATGAtaactaacttttaaaaatgtatttagaagTTGTCATACTTCTCAAAAGTGACTCTTGAAGCAGTAGTGTTCCCTTAAACTCTTATTGTTTTTTTATCATGGAAATTAAATAACAATAAAGATAAAATGCTGGTGACAGTTCATTAAATAGTTTATTTAACACACATCACATATTGCGCTCTTGACTACACGAGCTTCCCATTTCATTCCTATCAGTCTGCCTGCTTTTGTACTATTAGTTATTAGTGTAGTACCTGGGACAGCCAAATGCTGGGAATCAGGAAAGAATTTATTCAAACCTAAACTGAGGAGGACATAGTATAATCATTTACTGTATGTTACTGTGTAAATCTGTAGTATCTTACTTTGTAAAAGATCCTATAAAAAAGCAACAAGTACTTCTAATCTTTTCTCCACTCCTTCTGGCGCAGTTCATTTCTTCTGATCTTCCCGCTAACAGTTTTTGGCAACTGTTGAACAAACTCCATCTATTGGGAAACAGAGGAAATTGCAATACAGAGTAAGATACAGTTTAcctaaatttttactttttcttaatctCAGCGGCATAGGCCTATAGGTCACATAACAGTTAACTCCCACTGTCTTATGGCAGTGAAAATTATTTGGGTATTTGAGCACTCACCTTCCTAGGATACTTGTATGGAGCAGTAACTTTCTTAACATGATCTTGTAGCTCTTTCATCATTTTTTCCGGATCATGTGAAGCATAGTCAGATGTTAAAACAACAAAGGCTTTCACTACCTAAAAAAGTTATAGCAGCAATGGTTTAAATGCCAGTGAAACAGTATTATGCAACAGTAAGATTTGAAACTTTAACCAAATGTTTGCTGGCAAACTGTAGAATGATGTATAGGGCAAGTACAGAAAGCTTTGCCAAAGTCTGTGTGTGCTTACTATTGGTCTGGATCATGCAGGCAGCTTGTATACgtttaataaagacaaaaaactgTAAGTATTTGAATGACAGGGAAAACTTCAAATGGTGCTTTTGTTACATTGGATTTGAGGCAACTGCCTTGGTcagttttttcctctgtggattCTCCAGTGTCTGATAGAGTAGAAATGCCATCTTGAATTTATCtagtttcaaatttaaaaaaaaaaaaaaaaaatccctagatAGACAAATCCCTTGGAAGTTGGGCTTTATTAGCACTGGTATGCACAACGCTATTTAAATATATAAGTTTGTTTAACTTGTTTACCTCTCCTCTGATGGGGTCTGGACTGCTGACAACTGCTGATTCCACCACTGCAGGATGCTCTACTAGGGCACTTTCTACTTCAAATGGTCCAATACGGTATCTTTAAAACAGAGGAAAGGGCTTTTAGTGATAACACATAAACATAACTTCTCATCTGAATTATCTATGTTACTCAAGTTTAATGATTTATTGTTAATCAGTCTTAAAATTACCCAGCAGAATTAATGACATCATCAGCTCTTCCAACAAACCAGAAGTATCCCTCCTCATCCATAATCCCCCTGTCTCCAGTGACATAAAAATCCCCACGTATTGTTGCCTCTGTTTTCTCTGGATCATCCTAGGAAATATTAAATTCCATTTTACATGAAAACTACACGACATCATTCCATTCTAACATATTTAGCATACCAGTTGTAGTAcagtcaaatattaaaaaatttcagcttttcatactgtgGTCATGTGCATCAGATTCAAGTGGTACATTAATAACAGAGAATTATTAATTCATTACTAAGCTACAAAGCTAGATATAAAATTCATAAATTGCAATAAATTAAGTTGCACTACTTGTGACAGACTTAAAATTTTAATCATATTATGCCCCATGGCTTTAGGAACCACTGAAGGTTGCGAAAATATGTAGGCATATGGAACTGATAATTTGCTTTTAGGTGGTTATCCTTTAatgattttttcctttgtatttctaGCATCTCTtatcctgagattttttttttccacccccagAGAAGTTTTGGCTCAGCACAGCGCAATTAATAAGCACTATTTCTACAGCAAATGCAACtgacttgctttttttaatttttctatgcAGTGTGCATGGTGTTCCTTCCCCAGATGCTCAGTACTGCTCAGAAGACCTGATTGTAGGCTGATACTATCCATAAAATTTAATAAGGTTTCCTGGTGTCAGAACTGAAAGCACTATGCATTTGTTTTAGTGGTTGTTGGACTGAAAATTCTAAccaacatggaaaaaaaacctgaaaaatgttGCCATGTGTGAAACGCTCCAAGGAGCTCAAATCTGGAGGGAAGGGATTTGAACAGTGTCCTACTTCTCAGATGGGGGCTCTAGCCCTTAGGCCAAAGAGTATTTTGGGATTAGGGAGTCCGtcaacatttctggttttattaagGAAATAGCAATCAAAAGAAAGTGGATTTTAACTTGCTAGGCAGGACAATCTCATCAAACACGTAATTGTTTGTATAAGTAGACCAAgcatctgcaggaaaaaaaacggaaatccctctttcctccccacagGTTTTCAGACCAGTAAGCAGAGTATAAGTAAATGAAATGGGGCATCAGATTCCTTGTGACAGAGATTTAACAGGGTATCTACTTTAACTGTAGAAATATTCTTACAGCAtagcaagtaaaaagaaaaagcgATCTCATAGGTTTTACTCTGATGGCAATATCTCCTTCTTTTCCAGGAGGCAGAATATTACTGTTTTCATCTAtgatctaaaaataaacaaaacacaattttatTATCTTGGAGCCAAATTTAAAAGCGTTATGTTAAGATTATAGAATGCTGTAGcgcttttaaaatacataattgaAGTTATTTTTTATTGGGAAATGATTTGGAGCAGTAGGGCGTCTTACTCTGACAACTGAAGTGTAAGATTATTACTACTCCACTGTACTTTGCACTATGTCTTTTATCTGAGGAATGCCAAGTACTATGCAAACATGTAAGGAAGTTAGTAAGTTAGTAAGACCCCAGGGAGGATCCTAAGTAACTGGGTGGGAAAACTTAAGAACTGAAAGAAAGATACTAAAAATCTTAACCCATATTGCAAATTGATCTGGTGCTAGAATCTGCTTCAGTAGTTTTGTTATCACCAGGAAACAATAATCACTCCCACTCTTCCTTAACTCAGCAATTTAATTTCTATCATTGCCTTGAAGTTTTATATCTAACTGTCAGTTAGCAGTAGGCTGTCATCTATGTTAGTGAGGATGGTGCAACAGGGAAGTCCAATTGCTTATTCTGCATGCTCAGTTTAGGGCAGTAACATGCATTTCTTCACTCTTTCACTCACTGCTGAATGATGGTACATGGTACAACTCTGTGTTAGAGCTTTCAAACCTCTTTAATGGGACATGATTACGCAAGAGAGAGAGATTGAATCACGAGAGGTACAGTACCTTGACATCATACCCTGGAGACGGCTTTCCCATAGAGCCAGGTTTGATTTTCATTCCCTTAAAATTTCCACAGATCAGCACCTGTAACACGTGTTGTTggatttgggttggttttttttaaattaaactgtgGCTTGTATATTCAGTCTTTAGCTTAGGTTTAAAACTCTCAGCTAATATCGTGTATTTCTATAAGACATACTAATTGCCTTCATTATAATCATATATCCAATGACTAAACTTCTAGAAATAAACTATGCCCTCAGAATCATGCCCAAAGCTCCAAATAATGTTAGTGAGTGCTCTAAAGGCAGATTCTAAAGCAGAATTTGGAATGCAGTAATGAGGAATTTACCCCTTTTGTGTTAGTTCCCAACCCAAAGCCCACAGGAATGAAAAACACTCCTTGCATTTTGGGTGAAGCTGTTATGATTGCTGCATGACTTACAAAAACTACATTTTTCCAGTGTTGCTTATTGCAATTGACTTTTCCCTTAAAAGTCCTAACTGTGTATAATCATTTCAATCACTTTTTCTTGGCAACCTGAATGGAATTTATTGCTGTATCTGTAAAGCATACTTTTTTACATTGTAAAGCAGAACATACTGTTTCTGTCTGTCCATAGCCTTCATGAATATCCAGCCCAGTCTGCGCTTTCCATTCTTCCATCACATCAGGGTTGATTGGCTCCCCAGCACTCACACAGTGCCGCAGGCTTTTGAATGTATAGCTTAGTGGGAAAGAGAACACAAATAACTGGCAGTCATCTATCTGCTATATGTCCCATTCACTACTGTATTCCTGTATTGTGGGGCGCTTTCTACATAACCCCAAAATTTTTACTGAGTCCTATTCATTCCATTTGAACTGTGTactgttaaacaaaacaaaactgaaaaaaatgcaaataaaaaggaaaaactactGGTTTACTTctgtattattttagaaaatctaACGATCGATATATACTGTTTCTAACCCTAGAATCTAAACTGGGGTCTAAACCAAAGACGACTAACAAAGTTCAACCCTAATGACAATAAAAACTCACTGAAGAATTAAAT includes these proteins:
- the ERI2 gene encoding LOW QUALITY PROTEIN: ERI1 exoribonuclease 2 (The sequence of the model RefSeq protein was modified relative to this genomic sequence to represent the inferred CDS: deleted 1 base in 1 codon); this encodes MATKRLARCGPPGGAAAVRRQLGLARSSGRARSGGRAAAVGQRFGYLLVVDFEATCWRDAGRRGPEIIEFPAVLLNTSTGEIESEFHAYVQPQEHPILSEFCTELTGITQNQVDEAVPLNICLSQFLKWIQKIQKEKKIMFSTDLLSHSTSEAKACTFVTWTDWDLGVCLQYECKRKQLRKPDIFNSWIDLKATYRAFYNRKPKGLNGALQDLGIAFAGREHSGLDDSRNTARLAWRLICDGCVLKVTKSLDKVHPKNNLISRTLTINFTDKTPLGSNSRPETSRDGTCETNSLAEKNQNGIAGIKINSNVQTEEQQTACPDFSADVHIVPSCSSRTELHTQAQNSSTASTGRFPVSLEQAQQSPSMVSTDIQQQLSNGQPLSTARHSPPVHGSGLVLVSTTISSVNISSEDVITSSDCLSLLTDWEDVALIPESQYGQNSDCVQFKDDSSTDILTVFEEKTILKQLAVMSSDNQSLQKTVVPVEPLKSIVYKSPDTTIYNVGTVQRQTSHSSAFKLPSAKVNAISAQSALTGNYSTPLEVPKRKPTSPKAFPPAKKQSFAIYQEKTASFDHSLPLRSSNLPEVSPAILNSTVNLNQSVRAVKNGKPTPPLCNCGRRAKKLYVSNAGPNHGKAFFCCPVGKREGNKKGCGYFKWEYVLLKEKSNGLTVNADALTSLGTYASNLGNSSNKKYLCLRPSMRT